The following is a genomic window from Thermoproteales archaeon.
AATTTTTCTAATTTAAGAAGTATTTGTAACAGTTTGGAATTTAATCGGTAGCATGCTCGTTTATGAAAGCGTTTAGCTCTTTTGCTATCTCTCGTGCATCTTCCTTAAGCTTTGAAGCTTCCTCCCTATTGTAAGCTATTTTTCCGTTCACAATCGTCATTGCGACATCTGCACCGGTAGCAGAGTAGACAAGCGATGACAATATATTGCTCATTCTAACAGGCTGCAACCTGATCGAATCAGCATCAACTAATACTAGATCAGCGAGAAAACCTTCTGATATTTTCCCAACTTTCCTCCTCATAACAACACCCCCATTCACCGTTGCGGAGTATAAAGCATCAATCGCTTTAACCCCAGCATCCCAGTAATTATTACGCTGCAGCAGCACCGTGTTTTTCATCTCTCTAAACATGTCAAGACAATTGTTTGTTGCCGCGCCTTCTGTCCCTAACCCAACTGTTATACCACTTCTTAACATCTCCTTGAAAGGAAAGAAACCAGCCGTAGCAAGCTTCATGCTCGACGTTGGACAGTAAACAGCGCTAGAGTTTCTCTCTCTTATAAGCTCTATCTCCCAGCTAGCGACCCAGCCTAGGTGAATCAGCCGCATTCTATCAGAGAGAAGCCCAAGCCTATCCAGGTATTCCACCGGAAAAACCCCATGCTTTTTCTTACATTCGTAGATTTCACGCCTAGTCTCTGATACGTGCATGTAGATATCCACGTTTTTATCATCTGAGAATTCTTTAGCCATCAAGAGCGTCTCCTCTGAACAAGTATAGATCGAGTGGACATTGACGATTGGCGCTACAAGAGGAGAATTGCTGTATTTTTTGTAAAATTCTTCGAGTTCCCTGCGCACTTCACGCGGATCGTAAAAGTTATCTAAGAACACGGGACCTAGCATAGCCCTCATCCCAGTTTCGATAACTGCCTTAGCGGTTTCCTCAGGATAAAAATACATATCTATGAAAGCCGTTACTCCCGAGGATAACATCTCGTATATCGCTAGTTTAGACGCTAGATAGACAAGCCGTGGCTTAAGCCTAGCTTCTATAATCCAGACTTTCCTCAGCCATTCGTCAAGCTCGGCATCATCGTAAAGGCCGCGGAATAAAATCATGGCAGCATGTGTATGACAGTTAACGAGACCTGGCATTGCTATCTTGTCATGGCAGTCGATCATTAAACCGGTTTTTTCTAAGCGTTCCCCTATAGCCGCTATCTCGTTACCTCGAATTAAGATATCTCTGTCACGTAGCACTTCTCCGTTCATAGTTACTACGTACTTGCAGTTCCTTAGAAGAATCTCTTCGGTCATCGTCATCAACTAAATCAGCTTCTAATAATATACCTTCTCGAGTAACCACATATTTAATTTTCCTATTTCACATTTGCTATTTGTAAGATTCTTCATGCTTTAACTCATGGACGTGCAAATTGTATCCATGCTCGTTATGTGACCGGAACGCCAAGCCTGCTTTTCCCCGCGATATTAAACTTTCTAAATAATGTAAAACCTATTTTTGTAAGCTGTTAAGCGATTATCTGTAATAAATATAAGTTTGTTTTCTCTATATTAGGCGGTGAAAGCTTGCGTCTCGTCTTTCTAGGTCCTCCGGGAGTAGGAAAAGGAACCTATGCCTCTGCAATTTCCGAAAAATACGGCGTACCTCACATTTCCACAGGAGATATTTTTAGAGAAGAAATTAAGAAAGGTAGTAAATTGGGTAAAATGGTTAAAAGTTATGTTGATGCAGGAAAGCTTGTTCCAGACGATATAGTTATTGAAGTTGTCAAGCAAAGGCTTTTGATGGATGATTGTAAGAAAGGTTTTATCTTAGACGGTTTTCCCAGAACGCTGAAACAAGCCGAAGCTCTAGACGAAATAACGAGAATAGATCTGGCTTTAAACTTCGTAGCACCAGATGAAGTTATTATAGAGAGAATTAGCGGTAGACGTATATGCTTAAAATGCGGCGAGATT
Proteins encoded in this region:
- a CDS encoding amidohydrolase, which translates into the protein MTEEILLRNCKYVVTMNGEVLRDRDILIRGNEIAAIGERLEKTGLMIDCHDKIAMPGLVNCHTHAAMILFRGLYDDAELDEWLRKVWIIEARLKPRLVYLASKLAIYEMLSSGVTAFIDMYFYPEETAKAVIETGMRAMLGPVFLDNFYDPREVRRELEEFYKKYSNSPLVAPIVNVHSIYTCSEETLLMAKEFSDDKNVDIYMHVSETRREIYECKKKHGVFPVEYLDRLGLLSDRMRLIHLGWVASWEIELIRERNSSAVYCPTSSMKLATAGFFPFKEMLRSGITVGLGTEGAATNNCLDMFREMKNTVLLQRNNYWDAGVKAIDALYSATVNGGVVMRRKVGKISEGFLADLVLVDADSIRLQPVRMSNILSSLVYSATGADVAMTIVNGKIAYNREEASKLKEDAREIAKELNAFINEHATD
- a CDS encoding adenylate kinase, which encodes MLGGESLRLVFLGPPGVGKGTYASAISEKYGVPHISTGDIFREEIKKGSKLGKMVKSYVDAGKLVPDDIVIEVVKQRLLMDDCKKGFILDGFPRTLKQAEALDEITRIDLALNFVAPDEVIIERISGRRICLKCGEIYHVTYKPPKVPGVCDKCGGPVIQREDDKPEVVKERLAIYRDRFNPIIDHYKRKGILVEVYAGEQAEKVIPRIIEVLKKHGFYPLND